From a region of the Castanea sativa cultivar Marrone di Chiusa Pesio chromosome 10, ASM4071231v1 genome:
- the LOC142613388 gene encoding xyloglucan galactosyltransferase XLT2-like produces the protein MLPISNNASSEALPHKKPKNPSEFLDRKNSFNSAILQPILHHHPRIWLLLSILSVQVLLLLTLRSVPLSFSLPHPHPHPTDDDHHFQPPQASNSTSPDPGDQCGLGRVFVYDLPAAFNAKILKNCDRLNPWTSRCDALENGGLGPVATGLAGIVPENLAPAWYWTDQFVSEIVFHNRLLKHKCRVMEPESATAFYIPFYAGLAVGKYLWSNSSEEERDRHCGMMLKWVQDQPYFKRSNGWDHFITMGRITWDFRRSKDKDWGSSCIYMPGMRNITRLLIERNPWDYFDIGVPYPTGFHPRTDSDVAEWQSFVRNRRRTSLFCFAGATRGAIRNDFRGLLLSQCRNANDTCTVVDCGGVKCSNGTSAILETFLKSDFCLQPRGDSFTRRSIFDCMVAGSIPVFFWKRTAYYQYEWFLPGEPESYSVFIDRNAVKNGTLVEHVLKRYSREEVRKMREKVIDYIPKLVYAKPLEGLESVKDAFDVAIDGVLQRFKEQEEWGFKW, from the coding sequence ATGCTTCCCATTTCGAACAACGCGTCATCGGAAGCATTACCtcacaaaaaacccaaaaacccgtCCGAGTTTCTGGACCGCAAGAACTCGTTCAACTCAGCGATTCTCCAACCCATTCTCCACCACCACCCTCGCATATGGCTCCTCCTCTCAATCCTCTCCGTTCAGGTCCTCCTCCTCCTCACTCTCCGCTCTGTCCCTCTCTCGTTCTCtctcccccacccccacccccaccctaCCGACGACGACCATCACTTCCAACCGCCGCAAGCTTCCAATTCCACCTCGCCCGACCCGGGAGACCAATGCGGGTTGGGTCGGGTCTTCGTGTACGACCTTCCCGCAGCGTTTAACGCGAAGATTCTCAAGAATTGCGACCGGTTAAACCCGTGGACCTCCCGCTGCGACGCTCTGGAAAACGGCGGGTTAGGTCCGGTGGCGACCGGGCTGGCCGGGATCGTGCCGGAGAACCTAGCTCCGGCGTGGTACTGGACGGACCAGTTCGTTTCGGAAATCGTTTTCCACAACCGGCTCTTGAAGCACAAATGCCGGGTTATGGAGCCGGAATCGGCTACGGCGTTTTACATACCGTTCTACGCTGGACTCGCGGTGGGGAAGTACTTGTGGTCGAATTCGAGTGAGGAGGAGCGCGATCGTCACTGCGGGATGATGCTGAAGTGGGTCCAGGACCAGCCGTATTTCAAAAGATCCAACGGCTGGGATCACTTCATCACGATGGGTCGGATCACGTGGGACTTCCGACGGTCCAAAGACAAAGACTGGGGGTCCAGCTGCATCTACATGCCGGGGATGCGCAACATCACGCGCCTCCTGATCGAGCGGAACCCATGGGACTACTTCGACATCGGCGTGCCCTACCCCACCGGATTCCACCCCAGGACCGACTCCGACGTCGCCGAATGGCAGAGCTTCGTCCGAAACCGCCGCCGCACCAGCCTCTTCTGCTTCGCCGGCGCCACGCGCGGCGCGATCAGGAACGACTTCAGAGGCCTGTTGCTCTCCCAATGCCGGAACGCCAACGACACGTGTACGGTCGTCGATTGCGGCGGCGTCAAATGCTCCAACGGCACCTCGGCCATCCTCGAAACGTTTCTAAAGTCCGATTTTTGCCTGCAGCCCAGAGGCGATAGCTTCACCCGCAGGTCGATTTTTGACTGCATGGTGGCCGGTTCGATCCCGGTTTTTTTCTGGAAGCGGACCGCTTATTACCAGTACGAGTGGTTCTTGCCGGGCGAACCGGAGAGTTACTCGGTTTTCATAGACCGTAACGCGGTTAAAAACGGCACGCTAGTTGAACACGTGCTGAAGCGGTACAGTAGAGAGGAGGTGAggaagatgagagagaaagtgaTCGATTATATACCGAAGTTAGTGTATGCGAAACCCCTAGAAGGGTTGGAGAGTGTAAAGGACGCGTTTGATGTGGCCATTGATGGCGTGCTACAACGGTTCAAGGAGCAAGAGGAGTGGGGATTCAAGTGGTAA